A single Klebsiella variicola DNA region contains:
- the pyrE gene encoding orotate phosphoribosyltransferase, with protein sequence MKPYQRQFIEFALSKQVLKFGEFTLKSGRKSPYFFNAGLFNTGRDLALLGRFYAEALVDSGIEFDLLFGPAYKGIPIATTTAVALAEHHDRDLPYCFNRKEAKTHGEGGNLVGSPLQGRVMLVDDVITAGTAIRESMEIIQAQGAQLAGVLISLDRQERGRGEISAIQEVERDYGCQVISIITLKELIAYLEEKPEMAEYLASVRAYREAYGI encoded by the coding sequence ATGAAGCCGTATCAGCGCCAGTTTATTGAGTTTGCGCTTAGCAAGCAGGTTCTTAAGTTTGGCGAGTTCACGCTGAAATCCGGGCGCAAGAGCCCCTATTTCTTCAACGCCGGCCTGTTTAACACCGGGCGCGATCTGGCACTGCTGGGCCGTTTTTATGCCGAGGCGCTGGTGGATTCCGGGATTGAGTTCGACCTGCTGTTTGGCCCGGCCTATAAAGGTATTCCGATCGCCACCACCACCGCGGTGGCGTTAGCCGAGCATCATGACCGCGATCTGCCTTACTGCTTTAACCGCAAAGAGGCAAAAACCCACGGCGAAGGCGGCAACCTGGTCGGTAGCCCGCTGCAGGGGCGTGTGATGCTGGTGGATGACGTGATCACCGCCGGTACGGCGATCCGCGAATCCATGGAGATTATCCAGGCCCAGGGCGCCCAGCTGGCGGGCGTACTGATCTCCCTGGATCGTCAGGAGCGCGGCCGCGGCGAGATTTCAGCTATTCAGGAAGTGGAGCGGGATTACGGCTGCCAGGTTATCTCAATCATCACTCTGAAAGAGCTGATTGCTTATCTGGAAGAGAAACCCGAGATGGCGGAATATCTGGCGTCAGTTCGTGCCTATCGTGAAGCCTACGGCATCTGA
- a CDS encoding SMP-30/gluconolactonase/LRE family protein, whose translation MATSRRDLLKIGGLATASLLVSQKSFAAWAPSERYPDPRIVAVDDSFRRYMLASAKVERIASGFRWAEGPVWFGDMRMLLWSDIPNNAIMRWDEISGETSVFRYPANYSNGHARDRQGRLISCEHDTRRITRTEYDGSVTVLADSYQDKRLNSPNDIVVKSDGTIWFTDPPFGISGFYEGHKATPELPQNVYCLEPESRKLSVVLGDIKGPNGLCFSPDEKTLYVVESRATPNRLILAWDVEGNTLKNKRVYLDCGNGTADGIACDTDGNLWCGWGSGNEELDGVRIFNPQGKHIGTIQLPERCANLCFGGEQRNRLFMASSTSIYSLYVNAQGAKLV comes from the coding sequence ATGGCGACGTCACGGCGGGATTTATTGAAGATAGGCGGGTTGGCAACCGCATCGCTACTAGTCAGTCAAAAAAGCTTCGCAGCATGGGCCCCTTCTGAACGCTATCCTGACCCACGCATCGTGGCCGTCGATGACAGCTTTCGTCGCTATATGCTTGCCAGCGCAAAGGTTGAACGCATCGCCAGCGGCTTCCGTTGGGCGGAAGGCCCGGTCTGGTTCGGCGACATGCGAATGCTGCTGTGGAGCGACATTCCGAATAACGCCATCATGCGCTGGGATGAAATCAGTGGAGAAACCAGCGTCTTTCGCTACCCGGCCAATTATAGCAATGGCCACGCCCGCGACAGACAGGGGCGCTTAATCAGTTGCGAGCACGACACCCGCCGCATTACGCGTACCGAATACGATGGATCTGTCACCGTACTGGCCGATAGCTACCAAGATAAGCGCCTCAATTCCCCAAACGATATCGTTGTGAAGTCAGACGGTACCATCTGGTTTACCGACCCGCCATTTGGCATCAGCGGCTTTTACGAAGGCCACAAAGCAACGCCAGAATTGCCGCAAAACGTCTATTGCCTGGAGCCGGAAAGCCGCAAACTAAGCGTGGTATTGGGCGACATAAAAGGGCCAAATGGTTTGTGTTTCTCGCCGGACGAAAAGACCCTGTACGTGGTGGAAAGCCGGGCGACACCGAACCGCTTAATTCTGGCGTGGGACGTGGAAGGCAATACGCTGAAAAATAAACGGGTGTATCTCGACTGTGGCAACGGTACCGCCGATGGGATCGCCTGCGACACAGACGGCAATCTGTGGTGCGGATGGGGAAGCGGAAACGAAGAACTCGACGGCGTGCGGATCTTTAACCCTCAGGGTAAGCATATCGGCACCATTCAACTGCCGGAGCGCTGCGCGAACTTGTGTTTTGGCGGCGAACAGCGCAATCGGCTGTTTATGGCGTCCAGTACGTCAATCTATTCGCTGTACGTCAATGCGCAGGGCGCTAAGCTGGTATAG
- the slmA gene encoding nucleoid occlusion factor SlmA: MAEKQTAKRNRREEILQSLALMLESSDGSQRITTAKLAASVGVSEAALYRHFPSKTRMFDSLIEFIEDSLITRINLILKDEKDTTARLRLIVLLILGFGERNPGLTRILTGHALMFEQDRLQGRINQLFERIEVQLRQVMREKKMREGEGYTLDETLLASQLLAFCEGMLSRFVRSEFKYRPTDDFEARWPLVAAQLQ; this comes from the coding sequence ATGGCAGAAAAGCAAACTGCGAAACGGAATCGTCGCGAAGAAATACTTCAATCTCTGGCGCTCATGCTGGAATCCAGCGATGGTAGTCAACGTATTACCACCGCGAAACTGGCGGCTTCCGTCGGCGTCTCCGAAGCCGCGCTGTATCGCCATTTTCCCAGCAAAACCCGCATGTTTGACAGCCTGATCGAGTTCATTGAAGACAGTCTGATTACGCGCATCAATTTGATTTTGAAAGATGAAAAGGACACGACCGCGCGCCTGCGCCTGATCGTTCTGTTGATTCTTGGGTTTGGCGAGCGTAATCCTGGGCTGACGCGTATCCTCACCGGGCACGCGCTAATGTTCGAACAGGACCGGCTACAGGGCCGCATCAACCAGCTTTTTGAGCGCATCGAAGTGCAGCTGCGTCAGGTGATGCGCGAGAAAAAAATGCGTGAAGGCGAAGGCTACACCCTCGACGAAACCCTGCTGGCCAGCCAGCTGCTGGCCTTCTGCGAGGGTATGCTGTCGCGCTTTGTGCGCAGCGAGTTCAAATATCGTCCGACGGATGATTTCGAAGCCCGCTGGCCGCTGGTCGCCGCACAGCTGCAGTAA
- the dut gene encoding dUTP diphosphatase, with the protein MMKKIDVKILDPRVGQQFPLPTYATSGSAGLDLRACLDDAVELAPGATTLLPTGLAIHIADPSLAAVILPRSGLGHKHGVVLGNLVGLIDSDYQGQLMVSVWNRGQQSFIIEPGERIAQMVFVPVVQAEFNLVEEFDATDRGEGGFGHSGRK; encoded by the coding sequence ATGATGAAAAAAATCGACGTTAAGATTCTGGACCCGCGTGTCGGCCAGCAATTTCCGCTGCCGACCTATGCCACCTCCGGCTCCGCCGGACTTGACCTGCGAGCCTGTCTCGACGACGCCGTAGAGCTGGCGCCGGGTGCAACCACGCTGTTGCCGACGGGCCTTGCGATTCATATCGCCGATCCCTCTCTGGCGGCGGTAATTCTGCCACGCTCCGGCCTGGGCCATAAGCATGGCGTAGTACTGGGCAATCTGGTGGGCCTCATCGACTCCGATTACCAGGGGCAACTGATGGTGTCCGTCTGGAACCGCGGTCAGCAGAGCTTTATTATCGAGCCGGGCGAACGTATCGCGCAGATGGTCTTTGTGCCGGTCGTGCAGGCGGAATTTAACCTGGTGGAAGAGTTTGACGCCACCGACCGCGGCGAAGGCGGCTTCGGTCACTCAGGGCGTAAATAA
- the coaBC gene encoding bifunctional phosphopantothenoylcysteine decarboxylase/phosphopantothenate--cysteine ligase CoaBC, with protein sequence MTLAGKKIVLGVSGGIAAYKTPELVRRLRERGAEVRVAMTEAAKAFITPLSLQAVSGYPVSDSLLDPAAEAAMGHIELGKWADLVILAPATADLIARVAAGMANDLVSTICLATPSPVAVVPAMNQQMYRAQATQQNLRTLASRGLLLWGPDSGSQACGDVGPGRMLDPLTIVEMAAQHFASPVKDLQHLNLMITAGPTREPLDPVRYISNHSSGKMGFAIAAAAAQRGANVTLVSGPVSLPTPPFVQRIDVTTALEMEAAVQAGAQQQHIFIGCAAVADYRAAVIAEDKIKKQGDELTIKMIKNPDIVAGVAALKAHRPYVVGFAAETNNVEEYARQKRARKNLDLICANDVSQPDQGFNSDNNALHLFWQDGEKRLPLERKELLGQLLLDEIVTRYDEKNRR encoded by the coding sequence ATGACTCTGGCGGGTAAAAAAATCGTCCTGGGCGTCAGCGGCGGTATCGCGGCGTATAAAACCCCGGAACTGGTGCGCCGACTGCGCGAACGCGGCGCGGAGGTGCGTGTCGCGATGACGGAGGCGGCAAAAGCGTTCATCACCCCACTCAGCCTGCAGGCGGTATCCGGCTATCCGGTTTCCGACAGCCTGCTCGATCCGGCGGCGGAAGCGGCTATGGGCCATATTGAGCTCGGGAAATGGGCCGACCTGGTGATCCTCGCCCCGGCAACCGCTGATTTAATCGCCCGCGTGGCGGCCGGCATGGCCAACGACCTGGTGTCGACGATCTGTCTTGCCACCCCTTCCCCGGTTGCCGTGGTGCCCGCCATGAACCAGCAGATGTATCGCGCGCAGGCCACCCAGCAGAATCTGCGGACGCTGGCTTCCCGCGGCCTGCTGCTGTGGGGACCGGACAGCGGCAGCCAGGCCTGCGGCGACGTCGGCCCGGGGAGAATGCTCGATCCGTTAACCATCGTGGAGATGGCCGCGCAGCATTTCGCCTCCCCTGTCAAAGATTTGCAACATCTCAACCTCATGATTACCGCGGGCCCGACCCGTGAGCCGTTGGATCCGGTGCGTTACATCAGCAACCACAGCTCAGGCAAAATGGGCTTCGCGATTGCCGCCGCCGCCGCGCAGCGGGGCGCGAACGTGACCCTGGTCAGCGGCCCGGTATCACTACCGACACCGCCGTTTGTGCAGCGCATTGATGTCACTACCGCACTGGAAATGGAAGCCGCCGTCCAGGCCGGCGCTCAGCAGCAGCATATTTTTATTGGCTGCGCCGCAGTGGCGGATTACCGCGCCGCCGTCATCGCCGAAGATAAAATTAAAAAACAAGGTGATGAATTAACAATAAAAATGATTAAAAACCCGGATATCGTGGCCGGGGTTGCGGCGCTAAAAGCCCATCGCCCTTACGTCGTTGGGTTTGCCGCCGAAACGAATAATGTGGAAGAATATGCGCGGCAAAAACGTGCCCGCAAAAACCTCGACCTGATTTGCGCTAACGATGTTTCTCAGCCTGATCAGGGCTTTAATAGCGATAACAACGCATTACACCTTTTCTGGCAGGATGGGGAAAAGCGCTTACCACTTGAGCGCAAGGAACTCCTGGGCCAATTATTACTCGACGAGATCGTGACCCGTTATGATGAAAAAAATCGACGTTAA
- the radC gene encoding RadC family protein has protein sequence MDETENLMPREKMLQYGIEALTDVELLALFLRVGTRRQDVLGYAQALLQRFGSLYALLSADKAQLIAVDGLGLAKYAQLKGIAELARRYFSSQLVEEAALVSPSTTREFLQSQLTEEEREIFMVIFLDNQNRVLKHSRLFSGTLSHVEVHPREIVREAIKVNAAAVILAHNHPSGSPEPSQADRLITERVVKCCRFMEIRVLDHLVIGRGAYVSFAERGWI, from the coding sequence ATGGACGAAACGGAAAATCTGATGCCACGAGAAAAGATGTTGCAGTACGGCATCGAAGCGCTAACGGATGTTGAGCTGCTGGCGCTGTTTCTGCGCGTCGGCACGCGTCGTCAGGATGTGCTCGGCTATGCGCAGGCGTTACTGCAGCGTTTTGGCTCGCTCTACGCTCTGCTTTCCGCGGATAAAGCGCAGCTGATTGCCGTGGATGGACTGGGGCTGGCGAAATATGCGCAACTGAAGGGTATTGCCGAGCTGGCGCGACGCTATTTTAGCTCACAGCTGGTCGAGGAGGCTGCGCTGGTCAGTCCCTCGACGACGCGGGAATTTTTACAAAGCCAGCTTACGGAAGAAGAGCGCGAGATCTTTATGGTGATCTTTTTAGATAATCAGAACCGGGTGTTGAAACATAGTCGCCTTTTTTCTGGTACTCTTAGCCACGTTGAGGTGCATCCGCGAGAAATTGTACGCGAAGCCATCAAAGTGAACGCTGCCGCCGTGATCCTTGCGCATAATCATCCCTCCGGTAGTCCGGAGCCGAGCCAGGCAGACAGGCTGATTACCGAAAGGGTGGTAAAATGTTGTCGATTCATGGAGATACGCGTGCTTGACCATCTGGTTATCGGCCGCGGTGCGTATGTATCTTTTGCCGAGCGTGGCTGGATTTAG
- the rpmB gene encoding 50S ribosomal protein L28: MSRVCQVTGKRPVTGNNRSHALNATKRRFLPNLHSHRFWVESEKRFVTLRVSAKGMRVIDKKGIDTVLSELRARGEKY; encoded by the coding sequence ATGTCCCGAGTCTGCCAAGTTACTGGCAAGCGTCCGGTGACCGGTAACAACCGTTCCCACGCACTGAACGCGACTAAACGCCGTTTCCTGCCGAACCTGCACTCTCACCGTTTCTGGGTTGAGAGCGAGAAGCGTTTTGTCACCCTGCGCGTATCTGCTAAAGGTATGCGTGTAATCGATAAGAAAGGCATCGATACAGTTCTGTCTGAACTGCGTGCCCGTGGCGAAAAGTACTAA
- the rpmG gene encoding 50S ribosomal protein L33, which produces MAKGIREKIKLVSSAGTGHFYTTTKNKRTKPEKMELKKYDPVVRQHVIYKEAKIK; this is translated from the coding sequence ATGGCTAAAGGTATTCGTGAGAAAATCAAGCTGGTTTCTTCCGCTGGTACTGGTCACTTCTACACCACCACGAAGAACAAGCGTACCAAACCGGAAAAAATGGAACTGAAAAAGTACGATCCGGTTGTACGTCAGCACGTTATCTACAAAGAAGCTAAAATCAAATAA
- a CDS encoding vWA domain-containing protein, whose protein sequence is MASFIPDVSFIDNSEQRTPLILVLDCSGSMQGQPIAQLNQGLKLLEEELKQDVIAAKRVRLLVIKYGGYDECELYGDWCDAMDFIAPELEASGLTPTGQAVSLALGEIEAEKQRLKAAGVPYTRPWLFLMSDGEPTDNWQAAAQACRDAQAANKVAVFPISVGHEATESMGQFSRSGINGVKQLKGLQFRELFLWLSASMQVVSQSTPGGKAQLPPTDSWSEISV, encoded by the coding sequence ATGGCCTCTTTTATTCCAGATGTTTCATTTATCGATAACAGCGAACAGCGCACACCGTTAATTTTGGTCCTCGATTGCTCAGGCAGCATGCAGGGCCAGCCAATCGCCCAGCTGAATCAGGGATTAAAGCTGCTGGAAGAGGAACTTAAGCAGGATGTCATCGCCGCTAAGCGCGTTCGCCTGCTGGTGATCAAATACGGCGGCTATGATGAATGCGAGCTGTATGGCGACTGGTGTGATGCGATGGACTTCATTGCCCCCGAGCTTGAGGCCAGTGGCCTGACGCCCACCGGGCAGGCCGTTAGCCTGGCGCTGGGCGAAATTGAAGCGGAAAAACAGCGCCTGAAAGCGGCTGGCGTCCCCTATACCCGGCCATGGCTGTTTTTAATGTCGGATGGCGAGCCCACCGACAACTGGCAGGCGGCAGCGCAGGCGTGCCGTGATGCGCAGGCGGCAAATAAAGTCGCTGTGTTTCCGATTAGCGTAGGACACGAAGCAACTGAGTCGATGGGGCAGTTCAGCCGTAGCGGCATTAACGGCGTGAAGCAGCTGAAGGGATTGCAGTTCCGCGAGCTATTCCTCTGGCTCAGCGCCAGTATGCAGGTGGTGTCGCAGTCGACACCGGGCGGTAAAGCACAGCTACCGCCGACGGATAGCTGGTCCGAAATTTCGGTCTGA
- a CDS encoding PP2C family serine/threonine-protein phosphatase, protein MNWRVYAASVMGSSHRQNQLPCQDAFCYRHLGDRLVAVVCDGAGSAAYSEQGAALVAHALADRLATFITAPDENQLATLLGSVRETVLLQAQEREISAGDFACTVLAAWLGETASVIVHIGDGAAALSLDAEQHFSLPENGEYANQTWFLTSDDWREHLHISQFSGRATRLVMMTDGVQPFALNRRGDALFSPFIDPVLRYVQQVSEAEGSEALRATLDDPRTWAITGDDKTLLVALRHEA, encoded by the coding sequence ATGAACTGGCGCGTATACGCAGCGTCGGTCATGGGTAGCAGCCACCGACAAAATCAACTTCCCTGCCAGGATGCCTTTTGCTATCGCCATCTGGGCGATCGGCTTGTCGCCGTGGTATGCGATGGCGCAGGCTCTGCCGCGTATAGCGAGCAGGGCGCAGCGTTGGTCGCGCATGCGCTGGCCGATCGCCTGGCGACATTCATCACGGCGCCGGATGAAAATCAGCTGGCGACGCTGCTCGGTAGTGTGCGCGAGACCGTGCTGCTACAGGCGCAGGAGCGGGAAATTTCCGCGGGCGATTTTGCCTGTACCGTTCTGGCTGCCTGGCTGGGAGAGACCGCCTCTGTGATAGTGCATATTGGCGATGGCGCTGCGGCGTTAAGCCTGGATGCCGAACAGCACTTCTCCCTGCCTGAAAACGGCGAATACGCTAACCAGACCTGGTTCCTGACCAGCGACGACTGGCGGGAGCATTTACATATCAGCCAGTTTTCTGGCAGAGCCACGAGACTGGTGATGATGACTGACGGCGTGCAGCCGTTCGCGCTCAATCGGCGTGGGGATGCGCTGTTCTCTCCGTTTATCGATCCGGTTTTGCGTTATGTGCAGCAGGTTTCAGAGGCTGAAGGAAGCGAAGCGCTGCGCGCCACGCTGGACGACCCGCGCACCTGGGCGATAACCGGTGATGACAAGACACTTCTGGTAGCCCTGCGTCATGAAGCATAA
- a CDS encoding DNA-binding protein, with protein sequence MKHKKLPACYDGQRRTVRLGKLIKSGGAGSVYFLADDPSRVAKLYHPQTDTAYYQRKLSAMLAQRPEIPAPAEGESIVQLAWPDYLLYDERKRVVGFVMPVLDTQRTIELEYILQARQAKAHHLPEGIGAKVSLACNLATLVSTLHARQHRVIDMKPVNLRFYRDSLYIALLDCDGFSIQGEGERFPAGQFTPDYLAPEFQRIGQVPGEQEEAQDRFSLAVIIFQLLNHGIHPYSGRSQMAKVPDDLPGRIAAGCYAYGINAATTISPVPASTHHLLPVELRKLFDRAFSDSPARRPSADEWAQVLRPYALRSTQKIILCHQKHQHFAGMPCLVCARKKQVVAGIKQAKQRKQAETVRPRVAPVMQKPRRAPAAAVPRQPTGPGPLTLLWRSIRSNVPSFAWHGALALMSTLIIGGLARSFARLNGSGPAWFDIAALLIIFIWVAALILRSIIRSQP encoded by the coding sequence ATGAAGCATAAAAAGCTGCCAGCCTGCTATGACGGACAGCGCCGCACGGTACGTCTGGGGAAACTGATCAAGAGCGGCGGCGCGGGGAGTGTTTATTTCCTGGCGGATGACCCTTCCCGCGTTGCTAAACTTTACCATCCGCAGACCGATACCGCTTACTACCAACGCAAGCTCAGCGCCATGCTGGCGCAGCGGCCTGAGATCCCCGCCCCCGCGGAAGGTGAGTCGATTGTCCAGCTGGCATGGCCCGACTATTTGCTCTACGACGAGCGCAAGCGCGTAGTGGGCTTTGTCATGCCGGTTCTCGACACCCAGCGCACCATTGAGCTGGAGTATATTTTACAGGCGCGGCAGGCGAAGGCGCACCATCTGCCGGAAGGCATCGGTGCGAAAGTGAGCCTGGCTTGTAACCTTGCTACCCTGGTCTCTACGCTGCATGCGCGACAGCACCGGGTTATCGACATGAAGCCAGTCAACCTGCGGTTCTATCGCGACAGCCTTTATATCGCGCTGCTGGACTGCGATGGCTTTAGCATTCAGGGCGAGGGAGAGCGTTTCCCTGCAGGGCAGTTCACGCCGGATTATCTGGCGCCGGAGTTTCAGCGTATTGGGCAGGTGCCCGGTGAGCAGGAAGAAGCGCAGGATCGTTTCTCGCTGGCGGTGATCATTTTCCAACTGCTCAACCATGGTATTCATCCCTACAGCGGTCGCTCGCAAATGGCGAAGGTACCGGATGATTTACCCGGCCGTATCGCCGCTGGCTGCTACGCCTACGGGATCAACGCAGCAACGACTATCTCACCGGTGCCGGCAAGTACCCACCATTTGCTGCCGGTTGAGCTGCGTAAGCTATTCGATCGCGCATTTAGCGATTCGCCCGCCCGACGACCTTCCGCCGATGAATGGGCGCAGGTGCTGCGTCCTTATGCGCTACGTAGCACGCAAAAAATTATTCTTTGTCATCAAAAACACCAGCATTTCGCCGGGATGCCATGCCTGGTCTGCGCGCGGAAAAAACAGGTTGTTGCGGGAATAAAGCAGGCAAAGCAGCGTAAGCAAGCGGAAACCGTGCGCCCGCGGGTCGCACCGGTAATGCAGAAGCCTCGCAGGGCGCCAGCCGCCGCCGTACCTCGTCAACCTACCGGGCCGGGGCCGTTAACCCTGCTGTGGCGCAGTATTCGCAGCAACGTTCCTTCATTTGCCTGGCATGGCGCGCTGGCGCTGATGAGTACGCTGATTATTGGGGGGCTGGCGCGCAGTTTTGCCCGGCTCAACGGCTCTGGTCCAGCATGGTTCGATATTGCGGCGTTACTGATTATTTTTATCTGGGTGGCGGCGCTGATACTCCGGTCCATTATTCGGAGTCAGCCATAA
- a CDS encoding energy transducer TonB encodes MTLKLRYLILFFALLMAFVAPDLVSLLWSAPFRLMDTLPLLPAALNDPQRLYLYGLWLGGTIYFSALMWVAVTRHNKGYLIVAVAQIVFVIGITLCKVPFGEQNQRRWQSMNQLETPAWSDFLYDRHARFIQIALRGGPLNQHNITEQFLAQKKPLAALPLGWNEEDAAAADALWQQALGYREREAKALPKMMEYLAWMPDRGDLTLATAILTLTSEADKAQAETAFRRAIAIAPENPDAWLGWAVALIQARDDERVRKSQFQPFTKSITTGLLMAEGLKESPRQPALQQRLAAYIAQMPVEDRQILLILQARMQTRSCDLPLDKYATEQGEASKVLPLAKSIVFKTAPVRSVSPINERFPGHVSIDTERYGIRKESLQAMLYPAIHKYIKSATTILSLDTDASGELLNVVVECSSGVPEFDQAALHYAQEWRFGSHRQGKRVLMPVSFISDRVPPEEYYGEMEARAMRISRLAARHNKTGMESASKEMVARFTRMKALFPQQRLSAEEAHQLQLIYLKKRDKTPKGRMESFTEMTEAMEALVETHPYYAPLLKDLAFRKSYASFEEKRAAWSQLLALAPEDPQVWMAWGSVWAERDPELYMGAMIASMLLQPLTEDTEQKIANIKTKLLMRVGMGPRKAILSAKVYADYGDILGERAKGEDTAKAAAILPASKKLDRQETITPLDPAPRMTVDIDRDEVLNAALFNVEWKAPQRPDERRAELTVDIDDTGMPTLVLISKSSEVEQYDAQAVNMLWRWNFKPQPDGRRMTVGVNFLH; translated from the coding sequence ATGACGCTGAAATTAAGATATCTCATTCTCTTTTTCGCGTTGTTGATGGCTTTTGTGGCGCCGGATTTAGTCTCCTTGCTGTGGTCCGCACCGTTCCGCTTAATGGATACACTGCCGCTGTTACCTGCCGCGCTCAATGATCCCCAGCGTTTATATCTCTATGGCCTGTGGCTGGGGGGAACGATCTATTTTTCCGCTCTGATGTGGGTGGCGGTTACCCGACACAATAAAGGCTATCTGATTGTTGCTGTGGCGCAGATTGTTTTTGTCATCGGCATTACCTTATGCAAGGTGCCTTTTGGCGAACAAAACCAGCGGCGCTGGCAGAGTATGAATCAGCTGGAAACACCCGCCTGGAGCGATTTTCTCTATGACCGCCATGCTCGTTTTATTCAGATAGCGCTGCGTGGGGGGCCGTTGAATCAGCACAACATCACCGAGCAATTTCTCGCGCAGAAAAAACCGCTGGCGGCGCTGCCGCTTGGCTGGAATGAAGAAGATGCCGCCGCCGCGGATGCGCTCTGGCAGCAGGCGCTGGGCTATCGTGAACGGGAAGCGAAAGCATTACCTAAAATGATGGAGTATCTGGCCTGGATGCCGGACCGGGGCGATCTGACGCTGGCCACGGCCATCCTGACGCTGACGAGCGAGGCGGATAAAGCGCAGGCGGAAACGGCGTTTCGCCGGGCCATCGCCATTGCGCCGGAAAACCCGGATGCCTGGCTGGGCTGGGCAGTCGCGCTGATCCAGGCCCGCGATGATGAGCGGGTGCGAAAATCGCAGTTTCAGCCGTTCACAAAGAGCATTACGACCGGATTGTTAATGGCGGAGGGTCTGAAGGAGAGCCCGCGGCAGCCTGCGCTACAGCAGCGGCTGGCAGCATACATCGCGCAAATGCCGGTGGAAGATCGGCAAATCCTGCTCATTTTGCAGGCGCGGATGCAGACGCGCTCCTGCGACTTGCCGTTGGATAAGTATGCAACAGAACAGGGTGAAGCGAGCAAGGTGCTGCCTTTGGCAAAATCAATCGTGTTTAAAACTGCCCCCGTGCGTAGCGTCAGCCCGATTAACGAACGCTTTCCTGGCCATGTCAGCATTGATACGGAGCGCTATGGCATCAGGAAAGAGAGTTTGCAGGCGATGCTGTATCCGGCGATACATAAATATATCAAGTCAGCGACGACCATACTCTCGCTGGATACCGACGCCAGCGGCGAGCTGTTAAACGTGGTCGTTGAATGCAGCAGTGGCGTTCCCGAGTTCGACCAGGCGGCGCTGCACTATGCACAGGAGTGGCGTTTTGGTTCTCACCGGCAGGGAAAACGCGTGTTGATGCCAGTGAGCTTTATCAGCGATCGCGTACCGCCGGAAGAATACTATGGGGAGATGGAGGCGCGGGCGATGCGCATTTCCCGGCTGGCCGCTCGCCATAATAAAACGGGGATGGAAAGCGCCTCGAAGGAAATGGTTGCGCGATTTACGCGAATGAAAGCGCTGTTTCCGCAACAGAGACTGAGCGCGGAAGAGGCGCATCAGTTACAGCTTATCTACCTAAAAAAACGCGATAAAACGCCCAAAGGCAGAATGGAAAGCTTTACTGAAATGACGGAGGCGATGGAAGCCCTGGTGGAGACGCACCCGTACTACGCGCCGCTACTCAAAGATCTGGCGTTCAGAAAAAGTTACGCTTCCTTTGAGGAGAAGCGGGCAGCATGGTCGCAGCTGCTGGCGCTGGCGCCAGAGGATCCGCAGGTGTGGATGGCCTGGGGGAGCGTGTGGGCCGAGCGCGATCCTGAGCTGTATATGGGCGCGATGATCGCTTCCATGCTGCTACAGCCGCTTACCGAGGATACCGAGCAGAAAATAGCGAATATCAAAACGAAGCTACTGATGCGGGTTGGCATGGGGCCACGTAAGGCGATTCTTTCGGCAAAGGTCTACGCCGACTATGGCGATATCCTTGGGGAAAGAGCGAAAGGGGAAGATACGGCGAAGGCCGCGGCGATCTTACCTGCCAGTAAAAAACTGGATCGTCAGGAAACCATCACTCCCCTGGATCCAGCGCCGCGCATGACGGTTGATATCGATCGGGATGAGGTGTTGAACGCCGCTCTCTTCAACGTGGAGTGGAAGGCGCCGCAGAGGCCGGACGAACGGCGGGCGGAACTGACCGTTGATATCGATGATACTGGCATGCCGACGCTGGTTCTCATCAGCAAAAGCAGCGAAGTGGAACAGTATGATGCGCAGGCGGTCAATATGCTGTGGCGCTGGAACTTTAAACCGCAGCCTGATGGCAGGCGGATGACCGTTGGCGTGAATTTTCTCCACTAA